The Streptococcus sp. oral taxon 431 nucleotide sequence GCCATCTTTAACTTCAAATGGGTCTTTTTCATTGATACGATCATAGAACATAATGCCATTTAAGTGGTCAATTTCATGTTGAACTACAATAGAGTTATAGCCCTTAAGTTTGATGCGGTGCTTTTCTCCATCCTTATCAAAATAGTCAACGGTTACTCGAGCGTGGCGGATAACATAGCCTGGAACAGCACGGTCAACAGACAAGCAACCTTCTCCCTCGCCTAGAGCAGCGTCTTGGACTGAGTGGGATACAATTTTCGGATTGTACATGACAGCCTGTAAATCATAGGCTTCTTGAGGAGTTTCACCTTCCTCAGTGATATTTGGTACCAGTACGGCGATGATGCGTTTTGAGATGTCGAGCTGCGGTGCAGCAAGTCCAACTCCTCCACGTAGACCTAATTTTTCAGCCATAACAGGATCTTGCGAGTGTTTCAAAAATTGCATCATTTTTTCTCCAAGAATGATATCTTGATCACTCAAAGGGAAACTGACTTCCTCGGCAACAGCACGAAGAGTAGGGTTCCCTTCTCGGATAATATCTTTCATATCGATTAAATGAGCAGCTTTGGTAATTCGTTCTATAGCAGACATATTCTTTCCTTTCCTTCTATTACAATTACATGATAACACAAAACAGATGAGAAAGAAAGTCACAGAAGTTGCTAAAAAATAATATAATAAAAGGAAATACCTATTTGTCTGTGGTATAATAGAGTAAGAAAATAGACTTTAAAATCATGGGAGAAAAATGATGGAACAACGTAGTAGAAAAAGAAAAAATGGTCCCGTTTTACAAGCTATTAGACATTCCGTTCGGTTTTTCAGGAACTATAAGCAGTGGAATAATCGCACTTTTATTGTGGTCTTGTTAGCTTCGGTAGCTGTCTCGATGATGCTTACTTTATTAGTGGAAGGAGCTCGAGGGATTTCTTTAAGCAGTAGTGATCCAAGTTCCGCACACCAAGAGTCAAGTTCTCAGGCAAAGAATGCAGAGACGGAACAAGAAACGAGTGCGCGTATCATGGCAAATGGTGATTTGCTCTATCATGACATTATCTACATTTCAGCCAAAAAATCAGACGGCACCTATGATTTCCATGAAAATTTTGAGTATGTAAAACCCTGGCTGAAGCAAGCTGACTTAGTCATTGGTGATTTTGAAGGAACTGTAAATAAAGACCACTATCTTGCAGGATACCCCTTGTTCAATGCACCTGGTGAAGTTATGGATGCTATAAAAGATGCAGGCTATCAAGTGCTAGATTTGGCTCACAATCATATCTTGGATTCTCAGATTGAGGGAGTGATTTCAACTGCAGATGCTATTGAAAAGGCAGGAATGACACCGGTCGGGGTCTATACCCATGAATCACGAGATAAGGCTCCTTTAGTTATCAAGGAAGTTAATGGTATTAAAGTTGCTATTTTAGCTTATTCCTATGGCTTTAACGGCATTGAACAAAGCATTTCACAAGAGGATTATAATCGTTATCTTTCAGACTTAGACGAAGATAAAATGAAGGCTGAAATTGAACGAGCAGAGAAGGAGGCAGATATTACAATTATCATGCCTCAGATGGGAGTTGAGTATCAAATTGAGCCGACTGAGGAGCAAAAGAAACTTTACCATAAAATGATTGATTGGGGAGCTGATATTATCTTTGGTGGTCATCCTCACGTTGTTGAACCAGCTGAAACGGTTGAAAAAGACGGTGATAAAAAGCTTATCATTTACTCTATGGGGAATTTCATCTCAAATCAACGGATTGAAACCATGCAGGATGTGGAAAATGCCAAGTGGACGGAACGTGGAGTTCTCATGGATGTGACCATTAAGAAGAAATCTGGTAAAACGACTATCGAAACTGCCCAAGCACATCCAAGCTGGGTGAGTCGAACTCCAAAGGGAGGATATTCTTCAGAAGGATACCCACTCTATCTTTACCAAACTTATATCCTGGAAGACTTTATTGAGGGTGGGAAATACCGTAGTCAGTTAGACGAGGCTACCAAGCAACGGATTGATACAGCCTATAAAGAAATGAACGAGCATGTAGGTTTGAAGTGGTAGTGACATTAAAAGAGGAGCAAGATGGATATTAAGATAATAGCGACGGATATGGACGGTACTTTGTTGGATCCTAAAGGACAACTGGATCTACCTCGACTAGAGAAAATTTTAGATCAGCTAGATCAGCGTGGAGTTCGTTTTGTCATTGCAACGGGAAATGAAGTTCATCGAATGCGACAATTACTGAAACATCTAGCAGATAGAGTAGTTCTCGTGGTTGCTAATGGTGCTCGTATATTCGAAAGTGATAAATTGATTCAAGCTCAGACTTGGGACGATGCTATGGTTGATAGAGCTTTAGCTCATTTTAAAGGCAGAGAGTGTCAGGATCAGTTTGTCGTAACTGCTATGAATGGCGGTTTTGTCAAGGAAGGCACTGTCTTTACCGAACTTGATAAATTCATGACTCCGGAGATGATTGAGAAATTCTATCAACGGATGCACTTCGTCGATGAATTTGACTCTAAACTCTTCGGTGGTGTTCTCAAG carries:
- the def gene encoding peptide deformylase codes for the protein MSAIERITKAAHLIDMKDIIREGNPTLRAVAEEVSFPLSDQDIILGEKMMQFLKHSQDPVMAEKLGLRGGVGLAAPQLDISKRIIAVLVPNITEEGETPQEAYDLQAVMYNPKIVSHSVQDAALGEGEGCLSVDRAVPGYVIRHARVTVDYFDKDGEKHRIKLKGYNSIVVQHEIDHLNGIMFYDRINEKDPFEVKDGLLILE
- a CDS encoding CapA family protein, with the translated sequence MEQRSRKRKNGPVLQAIRHSVRFFRNYKQWNNRTFIVVLLASVAVSMMLTLLVEGARGISLSSSDPSSAHQESSSQAKNAETEQETSARIMANGDLLYHDIIYISAKKSDGTYDFHENFEYVKPWLKQADLVIGDFEGTVNKDHYLAGYPLFNAPGEVMDAIKDAGYQVLDLAHNHILDSQIEGVISTADAIEKAGMTPVGVYTHESRDKAPLVIKEVNGIKVAILAYSYGFNGIEQSISQEDYNRYLSDLDEDKMKAEIERAEKEADITIIMPQMGVEYQIEPTEEQKKLYHKMIDWGADIIFGGHPHVVEPAETVEKDGDKKLIIYSMGNFISNQRIETMQDVENAKWTERGVLMDVTIKKKSGKTTIETAQAHPSWVSRTPKGGYSSEGYPLYLYQTYILEDFIEGGKYRSQLDEATKQRIDTAYKEMNEHVGLKW
- a CDS encoding HAD family hydrolase, whose translation is MDIKIIATDMDGTLLDPKGQLDLPRLEKILDQLDQRGVRFVIATGNEVHRMRQLLKHLADRVVLVVANGARIFESDKLIQAQTWDDAMVDRALAHFKGRECQDQFVVTAMNGGFVKEGTVFTELDKFMTPEMIEKFYQRMHFVDEFDSKLFGGVLKMSMVVGEERLDSVLQEVNDLFDGGVRAVSSGYGCIDILQDGIHKAWGLVELLKRWNLKPEQIMAFGDSENDIEMLELAGISYAMENAEDRVKEIATEVAPANSQAGVYQVLENWLEEGE